One Candidatus Latescibacter sp. DNA segment encodes these proteins:
- a CDS encoding B12-binding domain-containing radical SAM protein gives MNILLVNPWITDFAAYDLWAKPLGLLYIGAFLEARGHRVRLVDCMHRFQGEHGYIGGEKRLFGTGKFHREIITKPGSIAHVPRHYCRYGIPVDLFRCLVMEGPAPEVILVTCVMTYWYPGAFEAIALLRKWFPATPVVLGGIYAALCTEHAREKSGADTVITSSLPSEIISSVEAFGGKQGEGPVPHDSFDRWPEPVWEQYAELPAAAVLTSRGCPMRCTMCASHLLFSGFERCDPGKAAESLRNLAFRNSCRDIAFYDDALLLDAGHYALPLFEELAQEGAPARLHTPNGLHVREINPELAHAMKRAGMTTIRLSLETSSDERAREKYSGKVSRDRFKSAVRALFRAGFAPDSIGAYVLAGLPGQEKEEVYDTVAFSHSCGVKVKPALFSPVPGTAEFERAIETGMLSRDADPLLHNNTLRTFDLWGGEGEYEKFKRMVTEGSRKILGKTEDRIKFEP, from the coding sequence ATGAACATTCTCCTTGTCAATCCCTGGATAACCGATTTTGCTGCGTACGATCTCTGGGCGAAACCCCTGGGGCTGCTTTATATCGGCGCCTTTCTCGAAGCGCGCGGACACCGGGTGCGCCTGGTGGACTGTATGCACCGTTTTCAGGGTGAGCACGGCTACATCGGAGGTGAGAAGCGCCTCTTCGGAACCGGCAAATTCCATCGCGAGATCATTACCAAGCCGGGCAGTATCGCTCATGTACCCCGCCACTACTGCCGTTACGGCATCCCGGTGGATTTGTTTCGATGTTTGGTGATGGAAGGACCTGCGCCCGAAGTCATTCTCGTGACCTGCGTCATGACCTACTGGTATCCGGGGGCGTTCGAGGCGATCGCCCTCCTCCGGAAATGGTTCCCGGCGACGCCGGTCGTTCTCGGCGGAATTTATGCGGCTCTGTGCACAGAACATGCACGTGAGAAGAGCGGCGCTGATACAGTCATCACCTCTTCCCTCCCTTCAGAAATCATCAGCTCAGTTGAAGCGTTCGGGGGAAAGCAGGGTGAAGGACCTGTTCCGCACGACTCTTTCGATCGATGGCCAGAGCCGGTATGGGAGCAGTATGCCGAGCTTCCCGCCGCCGCGGTTCTGACTTCGAGGGGATGTCCCATGCGCTGCACCATGTGCGCATCACACCTTCTCTTTTCCGGGTTCGAGCGCTGCGACCCCGGTAAAGCCGCTGAATCCCTTCGAAACCTTGCCTTTCGGAACTCCTGCCGGGATATCGCTTTCTATGATGACGCCCTTCTCCTGGATGCAGGGCATTATGCGCTTCCTCTTTTCGAAGAGCTGGCGCAGGAGGGCGCACCGGCAAGGCTTCATACCCCCAACGGCCTCCATGTCCGTGAAATCAATCCCGAACTTGCCCATGCAATGAAACGCGCCGGAATGACTACCATCCGCCTCAGCCTTGAAACCTCCTCCGACGAGCGAGCCCGCGAAAAATATTCCGGCAAGGTGAGCCGTGACCGGTTCAAAAGCGCAGTCCGGGCGCTCTTCAGGGCCGGTTTTGCTCCAGACAGCATCGGGGCGTATGTTCTCGCCGGTCTGCCGGGACAGGAAAAGGAAGAAGTATACGACACAGTGGCCTTCTCCCATTCATGCGGGGTGAAAGTGAAACCGGCGCTTTTCAGCCCGGTGCCGGGAACGGCGGAATTCGAGCGCGCAATTGAAACCGGGATGCTATCGAGAGATGCCGATCCGCTCCTCCATAACAATACGCTTCGCACGTTTGATCTTTGGGGTGGGGAAGGGGAATATGAGAAGTTCAAGCGGATGGTGACGGAGGGAAGTAGAAAAATACTTGGGAAGACAGAAGACAGAATAAAGTTTGAACCATGA